A region from the Mucilaginibacter sp. CSA2-8R genome encodes:
- a CDS encoding 7TM diverse intracellular signaling domain-containing protein, which yields MAQKAVQIDEHTNQHIFTGTEVEFLKDSANRFTIDDIQRADKEHRFTKNDDYYPESRPGIPYWYKVKLQVQDSRTGVPAVIEFFDQTTNDIVAFMPTAKGTYIQSRSGADLDFTNRLYDHKNFEFQLQHLPEGSYTCYFRVKPKDKVNIIMVYRTVSFFIHYALTEYLTYGLFYGIILIFSLHNLLMFLAVKKRRYIYYVLYILSVGLFEMSTDGIAFQYIWPNAPGWNQYAYGFALFSLSFFALAFTKELLDVRENAPRLNKIINIVIVLRSFYFVYCLLFNKSLFYYKFIEFIPLAIAFITGISIWIKGFKPARFFVVGYAFLCLGFIIKALAALGYTRMLPGAIGNYSLGMGFVLEMLFLSFSIGDQVRLLRRQKEEAQDATIKQMEVIHDLKDSINKELEIKVAERTREVNEKSNEILKQSHIIEMQNIELVTINQQLQDQASEITRMNVLLENDNIQLKTNIEKVTDARALSTELTFEEFSAKYPDQETCNKFLAGIKWVGDFACIKCGHHLYKNGRAPYSRRCSKCNYEESVLYNTIFQNNRIPINKAFYIVYLIYTTKGKISSYQLSEKLNIRQSTCWQYSLRIKEVLESQKRNKKSLQQGWSKLILNTEPLTVKI from the coding sequence ATGGCACAGAAAGCTGTGCAGATAGATGAGCACACCAATCAACATATTTTTACAGGTACTGAAGTTGAATTTCTGAAAGACTCTGCCAATCGCTTCACGATCGATGATATACAACGTGCAGATAAAGAGCACCGCTTTACAAAAAACGATGATTATTATCCTGAAAGTAGACCTGGTATACCTTATTGGTATAAAGTAAAGTTACAAGTACAGGATAGCAGAACGGGCGTCCCGGCAGTGATAGAATTTTTTGATCAAACCACTAATGATATTGTGGCTTTTATGCCTACTGCAAAAGGCACTTACATTCAAAGCAGATCAGGTGCTGACCTTGACTTTACTAACCGGCTGTACGACCATAAAAATTTTGAATTTCAACTTCAACACCTTCCCGAAGGCTCGTACACTTGTTATTTCCGGGTAAAGCCTAAAGACAAGGTTAATATTATTATGGTATACCGTACCGTAAGTTTCTTTATACACTATGCCTTAACGGAGTATTTAACCTACGGCCTTTTTTATGGGATTATACTCATATTCAGTTTACATAATTTGCTTATGTTTCTGGCTGTCAAAAAGCGACGGTATATATACTATGTGCTGTATATACTAAGCGTTGGCCTTTTTGAAATGAGCACGGATGGTATTGCATTTCAATACATCTGGCCTAATGCTCCCGGTTGGAATCAATACGCATATGGATTTGCACTTTTTAGTCTGAGCTTTTTTGCCTTAGCCTTTACGAAAGAATTATTAGACGTTCGTGAAAATGCTCCAAGGTTAAATAAAATCATCAACATAGTGATCGTGTTGCGAAGCTTTTACTTTGTTTACTGTTTATTATTTAACAAAAGCCTGTTCTATTACAAGTTCATTGAATTTATCCCTCTTGCTATAGCTTTTATAACAGGGATCTCTATTTGGATTAAAGGCTTTAAGCCAGCCCGGTTTTTTGTAGTTGGGTACGCTTTTTTATGCTTAGGATTTATTATCAAGGCTTTGGCCGCACTGGGCTATACGCGTATGCTTCCAGGCGCAATTGGCAATTATAGCTTAGGGATGGGCTTTGTATTAGAGATGCTGTTTCTTTCTTTCTCTATTGGTGACCAGGTTAGGTTATTGCGCCGGCAGAAAGAAGAAGCGCAAGATGCTACTATTAAACAAATGGAGGTAATTCATGATTTAAAGGATTCTATCAATAAAGAACTGGAAATAAAAGTAGCAGAACGGACAAGGGAGGTAAATGAAAAGTCGAACGAGATACTAAAGCAATCTCATATTATAGAAATGCAGAATATAGAGCTTGTTACCATTAACCAGCAACTACAAGATCAAGCTTCAGAAATTACCCGAATGAATGTTTTACTGGAGAACGATAACATTCAGTTAAAAACTAATATAGAAAAGGTAACCGATGCCCGCGCACTATCTACCGAATTAACTTTTGAAGAATTTAGCGCTAAATACCCCGATCAGGAAACCTGTAATAAATTTCTTGCCGGCATCAAATGGGTTGGTGATTTCGCATGCATTAAATGCGGGCACCACCTTTACAAAAACGGCCGTGCACCATACAGCCGCCGATGCAGTAAGTGTAATTATGAAGAATCGGTTTTATATAACACAATTTTCCAGAATAACCGTATACCTATCAATAAGGCGTTTTACATTGTATATCTAATATATACTACTAAAGGCAAAATTTCATCGTATCAGCTGTCTGAAAAGCTTAATATCAGACAAAGTACTTGCTGGCAATATTCGTTGCGCATTAAAGAAGTACTAGAAAGTCAGAAAAGAAATAAGAAAAGCTTACAACAAGGATGGAGCAAGCTTATCCTAAACACTGAACCTTTGACGGTAAAGATATAA
- a CDS encoding glycoside hydrolase family 30 protein: MLKYLIIATALCTVTAVVGQTKPSPNFGNHVTVYTTAKNTDYKLALTEKLNLISAAQPLETQVAVFVDPTKTFQTMVGIGGALTDAAAETYAKLSDNNKKAFLTAYFNKETGIGYTFARTNIQSCDFSSSSYSYVPNVDPDLKTFDISHDKQYRIPFIKAAQREAGGKLNLFVSPWSPPAWMKDNNDMLHGGKLKVEFRQNWANFFVKFIKAYEKEGIPIWGLTVQNEPMAKQKWESCLFTASEEQDFVKKYLGPTLHKDGLGSKKLIIWDHNRDLLYERAAAVLNDPEAAKYVWGVGFHWYETWTGGGMQFESTRHVHEAFPDKNLIFTEGCIEKFDFNRLDDWSLGERYGNSMINDFNAGTIAWTDWNVLLDEKGGPNHVGNFCFAPIHADTRDGSLHYTSEYYYIGHFSKYIKPGAKRIISSASRDKLITTAYLNPDGKIAVVVMNGGDTKIPYSLYMNGRAASTTSLPHSIATLLID, from the coding sequence ATGCTCAAGTATCTTATAATAGCAACGGCCTTATGTACAGTGACGGCTGTTGTTGGGCAAACCAAGCCATCTCCCAATTTTGGTAATCATGTAACGGTTTACACCACGGCTAAAAATACTGATTACAAACTCGCGCTTACCGAAAAGCTGAATTTGATTTCGGCTGCACAGCCGTTAGAAACCCAGGTGGCCGTTTTTGTTGACCCTACTAAAACATTTCAAACCATGGTTGGCATTGGTGGCGCGCTTACCGATGCTGCTGCCGAAACGTATGCTAAATTATCTGACAATAATAAAAAAGCGTTTTTAACTGCTTATTTTAATAAAGAAACAGGAATAGGTTACACTTTTGCCCGCACTAATATTCAGAGCTGTGATTTTTCGAGCAGCAGTTACAGCTATGTTCCTAATGTTGATCCTGATCTTAAAACCTTTGATATTAGTCATGATAAGCAGTACCGGATACCTTTTATAAAAGCAGCACAGCGCGAAGCCGGTGGTAAATTGAATTTATTTGTTAGCCCCTGGAGCCCACCGGCCTGGATGAAAGACAATAACGATATGCTGCATGGAGGCAAATTAAAAGTCGAATTTCGCCAAAACTGGGCTAATTTCTTTGTTAAGTTCATCAAAGCATATGAAAAAGAAGGCATACCTATCTGGGGTTTAACGGTACAAAACGAACCTATGGCGAAGCAGAAATGGGAGTCGTGCTTATTTACCGCCAGCGAAGAGCAAGATTTTGTAAAAAAATACTTAGGCCCAACTTTACACAAAGATGGTTTAGGGAGTAAGAAGCTGATTATATGGGATCATAACCGGGATTTGTTGTACGAGCGTGCTGCGGCAGTATTAAATGACCCGGAAGCTGCTAAGTATGTTTGGGGTGTTGGTTTTCACTGGTATGAAACCTGGACAGGTGGAGGTATGCAGTTTGAAAGTACCCGGCATGTACATGAAGCTTTTCCGGATAAGAATTTAATCTTTACCGAAGGCTGTATTGAAAAATTTGATTTCAATCGCTTGGATGATTGGTCTTTAGGTGAGAGGTATGGAAATAGCATGATCAATGACTTTAATGCGGGTACCATTGCCTGGACCGATTGGAATGTATTGCTTGATGAAAAGGGAGGCCCAAATCACGTAGGTAATTTTTGTTTCGCACCTATACATGCTGATACCAGAGACGGTAGTTTGCATTACACCAGTGAATATTATTACATCGGCCATTTTTCAAAGTATATAAAGCCAGGTGCCAAACGCATCATCAGTTCAGCCAGTCGCGATAAGCTGATAACTACTGCGTATTTGAACCCTGATGGTAAAATTGCTGTGGTGGTGATGAACGGCGGTGATACAAAAATACCTTACAGCTTGTACATGAATGGCAGAGCAGCCAGTACAACCAGCTTGCCACACTCTATTGCTACATTATTAATTGATTAA
- a CDS encoding alginate lyase family protein has protein sequence MKKLFIMLSLLMTVAGARAQYVSLTATEVKALKKALETDTKVKQTYAPLKKLAEKSLQENPNPIKKVTSQGLLEGNPAKTASLNAVLDGPKIYAMALYYRLFNDKAYLNKAQQYLSEWAKINEATGDPIDETKMEDFFTGYDLIRDELSSEQRKDIDAWMESIALAQLSSPSANPDRSTSKNNWNSHRIKVITQVVYTIHADKYRDTINKLIEKQLNQNLYADGSGYDFAERDALHYHIYTLEPLLKAFIVINRAKGVNYYTVQATNTASVKKSVGFLLPFMTGEKTHGEFTNSRVKFDRDRAANGEKGYVTGHLFDPKSGIVVLSLAAYFDPSLLKIIQQVGGADYDDWQLVLNQVRKPIRARNR, from the coding sequence ATGAAGAAGTTATTTATAATGCTTAGCCTGTTAATGACAGTAGCAGGAGCAAGAGCCCAATACGTAAGTTTAACAGCAACTGAAGTTAAAGCCCTAAAAAAGGCTTTAGAAACTGATACTAAGGTAAAGCAAACGTATGCTCCGCTTAAAAAATTAGCCGAAAAGTCGCTGCAAGAGAATCCTAACCCCATTAAAAAAGTAACGTCGCAGGGATTACTGGAGGGTAACCCGGCTAAAACAGCCAGCTTAAACGCCGTTCTTGACGGACCCAAAATTTATGCAATGGCACTTTACTATCGCCTGTTTAATGATAAAGCTTATTTGAATAAAGCGCAACAGTATTTAAGCGAGTGGGCTAAAATTAATGAGGCTACCGGCGATCCGATTGATGAAACCAAGATGGAAGACTTTTTTACCGGTTATGATTTAATCAGAGACGAGCTTTCGAGTGAACAGCGTAAAGATATTGATGCCTGGATGGAAAGTATCGCCTTAGCTCAGCTTAGCAGCCCGTCGGCCAATCCGGACAGATCAACTTCAAAAAACAACTGGAATTCTCACCGCATTAAAGTGATTACGCAGGTTGTTTACACTATACACGCCGATAAATACCGGGATACTATTAACAAACTTATAGAGAAGCAATTAAACCAAAACCTGTATGCAGACGGATCTGGCTATGACTTTGCCGAGCGGGATGCGCTGCATTATCACATTTATACGCTCGAACCTTTACTAAAAGCTTTTATAGTAATAAACCGGGCTAAAGGTGTAAATTATTATACGGTGCAAGCAACCAACACTGCTTCAGTAAAAAAGTCAGTAGGTTTTTTGTTGCCGTTTATGACCGGCGAGAAAACCCATGGTGAGTTTACCAACAGCCGTGTGAAATTTGACCGCGATCGTGCCGCCAATGGCGAAAAAGGTTATGTGACCGGCCATCTGTTCGATCCTAAAAGTGGTATTGTAGTTTTATCGTTGGCCGCTTACTTTGATCCTTCTTTACTAAAAATTATTCAGCAAGTAGGAGGGGCAGATTATGACGACTGGCAACTGGTATTAAATCAGGTAAGGAAACCAATAAGAGCACGAAACCGGTAG
- a CDS encoding SusC/RagA family TonB-linked outer membrane protein, with product MAQVSAINGQVKDKTGQPLIGVTVKADGTTNNTQTDANGNFKIVPAVNGTLTFTYVGFAPQTIPIGSQKTIMVTLTESTNNLNDVVVIGYGTRAVKDVTGAISTIKAERLDNENPASVTDIIRGNVPGITVGLNTSAKGGNTGDLQIRGRSSLSGNVQPLIVLDGVIYFGQLADINPNDIERVDVLRDPSALAVYGAQSAGGVVAVTTKKGRGNNVQITLNANTGIAQLLQNQKYYQGEDFLNWRADVARATNVNNPYYYYSDPRALPAGVTVDQFLNGATGDPVTVWLQRVGLFANEIANYQAGNVIDWSKLVFRNGIRQDYTVSMSGRSEKISYYMSGNYTKNENLIKGGDYRNARFRVNLEGKAASFLTVGINSQFASRDESDASTLGNLGGDSHEADWTQIRNSSPYGDFYKADGSLRRISTDDNGLNQRNPFLGQAYNQNVAIQNVLFSTLFARVDLPFGFKYTMNFSPQIEAYRNFFFRPVANPNELAKGTAARTQENRYRYNLDNILTWNKTFGVHNFDATFLLNKEKYQSWYTRTDNSQFSPSDVLGYHSIGAGTLPVVSSDDRVYNADALMGRINYSLMSRYLVTATVRRDGFSPFGLQSPRQTYVSGALGWIFTDEKFMKSDAFKWLDYGKIRVSFGSNGNRLATGTADPSLALALLTTTRYPTVDASGTVTNYNAVYTSSLQNPGLTWERTTGLNFGFDFAILKNRLSGSVELYPNRKTTDMITAQELSYIQGLNTGNGIIAAGGDNRSNNYLTNIGEVSNKGFEVSLEGKIIKSKNFNWNAGGTFFLNRNKIVHLFGEYPVTDANGTTTYRENNVIGNGWFIGRDINTVWDYKILGVWQTGEATEAAKYGARPGDFKLQDVNGDFRFTNDDKQFLGSQSPKFNWSLRNEFNFFKHFDASFLLISSIGQLRQFNEALNSPGSVGFFRMNSYVLPYWTPDNPINDYARLNSGSSGTTINVWRKSSFVRLQTVSLGYTFDSKLIKRYGMQSAKIYVNAANAAVFSNWALWDPQNNGPTPRYLSAGVNLVF from the coding sequence ATGGCTCAAGTATCGGCTATTAACGGACAGGTGAAGGATAAAACCGGACAGCCATTGATAGGAGTTACCGTTAAAGCCGACGGTACAACCAATAATACTCAAACCGACGCTAATGGTAATTTCAAGATAGTTCCAGCTGTTAATGGCACGCTTACTTTTACTTATGTAGGCTTTGCACCACAAACCATTCCTATTGGCTCGCAGAAAACTATTATGGTTACCTTAACCGAAAGCACTAACAATTTAAATGATGTGGTAGTGATTGGTTACGGTACACGTGCAGTTAAAGATGTTACCGGAGCTATATCTACCATAAAGGCCGAACGGCTGGACAATGAAAATCCGGCAAGCGTTACCGACATTATCCGGGGAAATGTACCAGGTATTACGGTAGGTCTGAACACATCAGCCAAGGGTGGTAACACCGGCGATTTGCAGATACGGGGCCGGTCATCACTAAGTGGTAACGTACAGCCCTTAATTGTGCTGGACGGTGTAATCTACTTTGGCCAGTTAGCCGATATTAATCCAAATGATATTGAGCGGGTTGACGTGTTACGCGATCCAAGTGCATTGGCGGTATACGGTGCACAGTCTGCCGGGGGAGTGGTCGCTGTTACTACTAAAAAAGGCCGGGGTAACAATGTGCAAATTACCTTGAACGCCAATACAGGTATTGCACAGTTATTACAAAATCAGAAATATTATCAGGGCGAGGATTTTTTGAACTGGCGTGCAGATGTAGCCAGGGCCACCAACGTAAACAATCCTTACTACTACTACAGCGACCCGCGTGCTTTGCCGGCAGGTGTTACGGTAGATCAGTTTTTGAACGGTGCTACCGGCGATCCGGTTACGGTTTGGCTGCAGCGCGTAGGTTTGTTTGCCAACGAGATTGCCAACTACCAGGCCGGTAACGTGATTGATTGGTCAAAGCTGGTTTTCCGTAACGGCATCCGGCAAGATTATACCGTAAGTATGTCAGGCCGCTCAGAAAAGATCAGCTACTATATGTCGGGCAACTATACGAAAAATGAGAACCTGATTAAAGGGGGCGACTACCGTAATGCCCGTTTCCGGGTCAATTTGGAAGGTAAAGCAGCCAGCTTTTTAACGGTTGGTATAAACTCACAGTTTGCCAGCCGCGATGAAAGTGATGCCAGCACTTTAGGTAACCTTGGCGGCGATAGTCATGAGGCAGACTGGACACAGATACGGAATTCCTCGCCTTATGGCGATTTTTACAAAGCCGATGGTTCATTACGTCGTATTTCTACTGATGACAATGGTTTGAACCAGCGAAACCCGTTTTTAGGCCAGGCATATAACCAGAACGTAGCTATACAAAATGTGTTATTTTCTACTTTATTTGCCAGGGTAGATTTGCCATTCGGGTTTAAATATACCATGAACTTTTCTCCTCAAATCGAGGCCTACCGTAACTTTTTCTTCCGTCCGGTTGCCAATCCAAATGAGTTAGCTAAAGGTACGGCTGCACGTACGCAAGAGAACCGGTACCGTTACAACCTGGATAATATACTTACCTGGAACAAAACGTTCGGCGTTCATAATTTTGATGCTACTTTTTTGTTGAATAAAGAGAAATATCAAAGCTGGTATACCCGAACTGACAACAGTCAATTTAGTCCGAGCGATGTATTAGGCTATCATAGTATTGGTGCAGGTACCTTGCCCGTAGTAAGCAGTGATGATCGGGTTTACAACGCTGATGCACTGATGGGGCGGATTAATTACTCATTGATGAGCCGTTACCTGGTAACCGCAACAGTGCGCAGAGATGGTTTTTCTCCTTTTGGTTTACAATCGCCGCGGCAAACCTATGTGTCCGGAGCTTTAGGCTGGATATTTACGGATGAAAAATTCATGAAGTCTGACGCTTTCAAATGGTTAGATTACGGTAAAATACGGGTAAGCTTTGGTTCTAACGGTAACCGACTGGCTACCGGCACCGCCGATCCAAGTTTGGCTTTGGCCTTACTCACTACTACCCGTTATCCTACAGTTGATGCTTCCGGTACAGTTACCAACTATAATGCGGTGTACACCAGTTCGCTTCAAAACCCTGGTCTTACCTGGGAGCGCACCACTGGTTTAAACTTTGGTTTCGACTTTGCCATATTAAAAAACCGCTTGAGCGGCTCTGTAGAATTATATCCGAACCGCAAAACTACCGATATGATCACGGCACAAGAGCTTTCTTACATACAGGGGCTAAACACCGGAAACGGTATTATTGCAGCAGGTGGTGATAACCGGTCAAACAATTATCTAACCAATATTGGTGAAGTTAGCAACAAAGGTTTTGAGGTATCGCTGGAAGGTAAAATAATCAAAAGCAAAAATTTCAACTGGAATGCCGGCGGCACCTTCTTTTTAAATCGTAACAAGATTGTACACCTGTTTGGTGAGTATCCGGTAACAGATGCTAATGGCACCACAACTTATAGAGAAAATAACGTCATTGGCAATGGCTGGTTCATTGGCCGGGATATCAACACCGTTTGGGATTATAAAATACTGGGTGTATGGCAAACCGGCGAAGCTACCGAAGCTGCCAAATATGGTGCCCGTCCGGGAGATTTTAAATTACAGGACGTGAACGGCGATTTCAGGTTCACCAATGATGATAAGCAGTTTTTAGGATCTCAAAGTCCTAAGTTTAACTGGTCGTTGCGTAACGAATTTAACTTTTTTAAACACTTTGACGCCTCTTTTTTGCTGATTTCAAGTATTGGCCAATTGCGCCAGTTTAACGAGGCTTTAAACAGCCCAGGTAGCGTAGGGTTTTTCCGTATGAACTCTTACGTGCTACCATACTGGACACCAGATAACCCAATCAACGATTATGCCCGTCTAAATTCAGGCTCATCTGGTACAACCATTAACGTTTGGCGCAAATCATCATTTGTGCGCCTGCAAACTGTTTCGTTAGGCTACACCTTCGATTCAAAACTGATTAAACGCTACGGCATGCAAAGCGCTAAAATTTATGTAAACGCCGCTAATGCCGCTGTATTTTCTAACTGGGCACTTTGGGACCCACAAAACAACGGACCTACTCCAAGATATCTTTCAGCCGGTGTGAACTTAGTTTTTTAA
- a CDS encoding RagB/SusD family nutrient uptake outer membrane protein has protein sequence MNKNIIAGIAVTAVFVAAGCTKRSELIPEAPSKFTPDVTLTTPDAFRNALEALNPSVRFEFFGDSAPLLTESLFTDAAVDGTTDKTTPAQDLNIRITPTANLDGDDYNKIGRYWYGWYAGIKDANVIISRIDNATWASAADRNKVLATAYFHRAYRYYRLVHEFGDVPLVLKEEASVNTSYYSTQRLVILRKMKTDLEFAVANLTDGNAKGDISKGGAAHLLAKVDLALGLFDDAIAACNVAINGPYKLMTTRFGINGGDASKNVIWDLHRPENKSIAANTEALYVVLDRENLDGATPFGSQVMRNCCPMWHNGTILTPGARKPGMSDAVTAEFPLTLMYGRGIGRMRPTPYAAKYIWTDNTDLRHAPGNWINMTDLVYNNPALKNTNGDPAWYGKKLVEYTPANVNQVFLNGARDTIRAWFSWPHYKVFIGSSQYATDKYWSPPRGTNTDWYVFRLAETYLLRAEAYVWKGQTAQAMADINMVRTRAQAQPLTDAGKVNIGTILDERQRELYWEEPRKTELTRMAYIFAQTGIPAYNGKSYNVANFSTSNFFYDRIMEKNDFYKNPNVITNSGNHYTISPYHVLWPIPQHDIDLNTNGRINQNKGYAGSELNVPALDKIPG, from the coding sequence ATGAATAAAAATATAATAGCAGGTATAGCGGTAACCGCAGTTTTTGTGGCGGCAGGCTGTACCAAACGCAGCGAATTAATACCCGAAGCTCCGTCTAAATTTACGCCGGATGTAACTTTAACTACACCTGATGCTTTCAGAAACGCACTGGAAGCTTTAAACCCGAGTGTTCGTTTCGAATTTTTTGGCGATTCGGCGCCGTTACTTACCGAGTCGCTTTTTACAGATGCAGCGGTTGACGGCACCACCGATAAAACTACACCTGCACAAGATTTAAATATACGCATTACGCCTACAGCTAACCTTGATGGGGATGATTACAATAAAATAGGACGTTACTGGTACGGCTGGTATGCCGGTATTAAAGATGCGAACGTGATTATTTCGCGTATTGATAATGCTACATGGGCATCTGCGGCCGACCGGAACAAAGTACTAGCCACAGCTTACTTTCATCGTGCTTATCGTTACTACCGTTTAGTACATGAGTTTGGTGATGTGCCTTTGGTGTTAAAAGAAGAAGCGTCGGTAAATACTTCTTACTATAGTACACAACGCTTAGTCATCCTTCGTAAAATGAAGACTGACTTGGAGTTTGCCGTGGCTAATTTAACTGATGGAAATGCCAAAGGCGATATTTCAAAAGGCGGCGCAGCGCATCTGTTGGCTAAGGTAGATTTAGCCTTAGGTTTATTTGATGATGCCATTGCGGCTTGTAACGTAGCCATAAACGGTCCATACAAACTCATGACAACACGTTTTGGCATTAATGGCGGTGACGCATCTAAAAACGTTATCTGGGATTTGCATCGTCCGGAAAATAAGTCAATTGCGGCTAATACCGAAGCTTTGTATGTTGTTTTAGACCGTGAAAACCTGGATGGTGCCACTCCTTTTGGGTCTCAGGTGATGCGTAATTGCTGCCCGATGTGGCACAATGGAACCATTCTCACTCCTGGTGCTCGCAAACCAGGCATGTCTGATGCTGTTACTGCCGAATTTCCGTTAACGCTTATGTACGGACGTGGCATCGGACGTATGCGCCCTACGCCTTACGCCGCAAAATACATCTGGACGGATAACACCGATTTAAGACATGCGCCGGGTAACTGGATCAACATGACCGATTTGGTTTATAATAATCCAGCATTAAAAAACACCAATGGCGATCCGGCCTGGTATGGTAAAAAGCTGGTTGAGTATACACCTGCAAATGTAAACCAAGTGTTTTTGAACGGTGCGCGTGACACCATCAGGGCTTGGTTTAGCTGGCCTCACTATAAAGTGTTTATTGGTTCGTCGCAATACGCAACCGACAAATATTGGAGCCCGCCGCGTGGTACTAACACCGATTGGTATGTGTTCCGTTTAGCCGAAACGTACTTGTTACGTGCTGAGGCTTACGTTTGGAAAGGGCAAACGGCACAAGCTATGGCCGACATTAATATGGTTAGAACCCGTGCACAAGCACAACCTCTTACAGACGCCGGCAAAGTAAATATTGGTACTATATTAGACGAGCGCCAACGCGAGTTGTACTGGGAAGAGCCCCGCAAAACAGAACTTACCCGCATGGCTTATATTTTTGCACAAACGGGTATACCTGCCTACAACGGCAAAAGTTATAACGTAGCTAATTTTTCGACCAGCAATTTCTTTTATGATCGCATTATGGAGAAAAATGATTTCTACAAAAATCCGAATGTAATTACCAATTCGGGTAACCATTATACCATTTCGCCATATCACGTGTTGTGGCCTATTCCGCAGCATGATATTGACCTGAATACTAATGGACGTATTAACCAAAACAAAGGTTATGCAGGCTCTGAGTTGAACGTTCCGGCACTCGACAAAATTCCGGGTTAA
- a CDS encoding glycoside hydrolase family 30 beta sandwich domain-containing protein, producing MKFAKQLLVICSLVLTNATLFGQKNRNADVWLTNADQSALFEKQQTSLSFGEADNNDSTIYIDDTKTFQPIDGFGFSLTGGSAQLMMKMTPVRRAALIKELFAINDKNIGISYLRVSIGASDLNEFVFSYDDLPVGETDFALTKFSLAQDKKDIIPVLKEILAVNPKIKILGSPWSAPVWMKDNNDARGGSLKPDCFDVYARYLVKYIKAMKAEGINIDAITVQNEPLHPGNNPSMLMLAPDQARFVKANLGPAFKAANLKTKIVIYDHNCDKPEYPISILNDPEAKKYINGSAFHLYAGKIEALSEVHEAHPDKAVYFTEQWLGAPGNFKRDLAQHITKLTIGATRNWSRNVLEWNLAADPASNPHTDRGGCTSCMGGITIDHDKVIRNPAYYVVAHASKFVRPGSVRIQSNILANLSNVAFKTADNQIVLIVINNDAATQKFSVSYKGRMIKAMLNSGSVATYVW from the coding sequence ATGAAATTTGCTAAACAACTTTTAGTAATATGCTCGCTGGTGCTAACTAATGCCACCTTATTCGGGCAAAAAAATAGAAATGCTGATGTATGGTTAACTAATGCCGACCAATCGGCATTATTTGAAAAACAGCAGACATCATTGAGTTTCGGTGAAGCTGATAATAACGATTCGACTATTTATATTGATGACACAAAGACATTTCAGCCTATTGATGGATTTGGGTTTTCGTTAACCGGTGGCAGTGCCCAACTCATGATGAAAATGACACCAGTCCGTCGGGCTGCCCTAATCAAAGAGTTATTTGCCATTAATGACAAAAACATAGGTATCAGTTATTTGAGAGTGAGTATTGGCGCATCAGATTTAAATGAGTTTGTTTTTTCTTACGATGATTTGCCAGTTGGAGAAACCGATTTTGCCTTAACTAAATTCAGCCTGGCACAAGACAAAAAAGACATAATCCCGGTATTGAAAGAAATATTGGCTGTAAACCCCAAAATAAAAATACTGGGTTCACCATGGTCGGCCCCGGTATGGATGAAAGATAATAATGACGCTCGTGGTGGCAGCTTAAAACCGGACTGTTTCGATGTGTACGCACGTTATCTAGTGAAGTATATAAAGGCGATGAAAGCTGAAGGGATTAACATTGATGCCATTACAGTTCAAAACGAACCATTGCACCCGGGTAATAACCCAAGCATGCTCATGTTAGCGCCCGATCAGGCCAGGTTTGTAAAAGCAAACTTAGGTCCGGCATTTAAAGCAGCCAATCTAAAAACCAAGATTGTGATTTATGATCATAATTGCGATAAGCCGGAGTATCCTATCTCAATACTCAATGACCCGGAGGCAAAAAAGTATATTAACGGATCAGCTTTTCATTTATATGCCGGCAAAATTGAGGCACTATCTGAGGTACATGAAGCGCATCCTGACAAAGCAGTATACTTTACAGAGCAATGGCTGGGTGCACCCGGAAATTTTAAAAGAGATTTGGCACAGCACATTACTAAACTTACCATCGGCGCTACACGCAATTGGAGCCGCAATGTATTAGAATGGAACCTGGCAGCCGACCCTGCCAGTAACCCACATACAGATAGGGGTGGATGTACGAGCTGTATGGGAGGAATAACAATTGATCATGATAAAGTGATACGTAACCCGGCTTATTACGTTGTGGCACATGCTTCCAAGTTTGTGCGGCCCGGCTCGGTACGTATACAGTCTAATATACTGGCAAACTTATCTAACGTAGCATTTAAAACAGCTGATAACCAAATTGTACTTATTGTAATTAATAATGATGCAGCCACCCAAAAATTTAGCGTCAGTTATAAAGGGCGCATGATTAAAGCTATGCTAAACAGCGGTTCGGTTGCTACTTACGTATGGTAA